The following proteins come from a genomic window of Mycobacterium sp. DL:
- a CDS encoding heavy metal translocating P-type ATPase: MRIIACMADRNGGTARGHGADGTPTSRTLALDLTDLLPGSDERCADRLTRGLVDDGIVEQAHVIDGDTTKPRLCVHYDAAAMSPTEVQRRALQAADTIASKYGHLRWLTTDTQDDEAIPAALVDTLSAMPGVVSAAATPDSIELEFERMTVTAQELVDVIAAQVAPQRRAVDDEAAVAHDGDDADHQHGHGGIFGERTELVFAGLAGALLLTGWLLAAFADTPRAAEVVVYGLAFFFGAFFTVQEAFASVRQGRFEIDFLMLVSAAGAAALGEVAEGALLLFLFSVGHALEGYAMGRARRAIEALAELAPKTALVRRGGTGDTVEVSVADLRIGDIVVVRPNMRLAADGFVVAGSSSIDQAPVTGESVPVDKNPVPDVAVAAASPELIDAASRVFAGTINGAGAIEVQVTRLAGDSTLARVVRLVAEAQTKTTSAQRFTDRFQRIFVPVILIGVFVLLFAGFVVDEPFSDTVYRALAVLVAASPCALAIATPSAVLSAVARAARAGILVKGGGALEELGRVQVLAFDKTGTLTEGRPRIADVFATADSDDAELLRIAVAVEEQSDHPLARAIVRDGRQRLAGVATPRASDVRAVIGRGIVASVEGVEVCIGKTELFTDVAQPPPAELAAEVDRLEEAGRTTMLVRAGDRWLGAIGLMDLPRPEASAVIARLAELGLTNTVMLSGDNQRVADAVAAEVGVASARGDLMPEDKVAQIAALRERHGRVGMVGDGVNDAPAMAGASVGIAMGAAGSDVALETADVALMADDLRALPFAVSLSRRSSRVIKQNLWASLGIVAVLIPATIFGLGIGPAVLIHEGSTLIVVANALRLLGLPMQSVTPEAPRVERAVETQ, translated from the coding sequence ATGCGTATTATTGCATGCATGGCAGATCGCAACGGCGGGACGGCGAGGGGACACGGTGCCGACGGAACGCCCACGAGTAGGACCCTGGCGCTAGACCTGACAGACCTGCTTCCCGGTAGCGACGAGCGCTGCGCTGACCGCCTCACGCGCGGCCTGGTGGATGACGGGATCGTCGAGCAGGCCCACGTCATCGATGGCGACACGACCAAACCCCGCCTGTGCGTGCACTACGACGCCGCGGCTATGTCCCCAACAGAAGTGCAGCGTCGAGCTCTGCAGGCGGCTGACACCATCGCGTCGAAGTACGGGCATCTGCGGTGGTTGACCACAGACACCCAAGACGATGAGGCCATACCTGCAGCACTCGTCGACACGCTGTCGGCAATGCCTGGCGTGGTCTCAGCAGCAGCGACGCCCGATTCGATCGAGCTGGAGTTCGAGCGGATGACGGTAACCGCCCAGGAACTCGTGGATGTCATAGCCGCGCAGGTGGCGCCGCAAAGGAGAGCAGTCGACGACGAAGCCGCCGTCGCGCACGACGGAGACGATGCCGACCATCAACACGGTCACGGCGGGATCTTCGGCGAACGCACCGAATTGGTCTTCGCTGGACTGGCGGGCGCGCTGCTGCTCACGGGCTGGCTACTCGCTGCCTTCGCCGATACACCGCGCGCGGCTGAGGTGGTGGTCTACGGCCTGGCGTTCTTCTTCGGCGCGTTCTTCACCGTGCAGGAAGCCTTCGCCAGTGTGCGGCAGGGCCGGTTCGAGATCGACTTCCTCATGCTGGTCTCCGCTGCGGGTGCGGCGGCGCTCGGCGAAGTCGCCGAAGGCGCACTCCTGCTGTTCCTGTTCAGCGTCGGGCACGCGCTCGAAGGCTATGCGATGGGCCGCGCTCGACGGGCGATCGAAGCGCTCGCCGAACTCGCCCCGAAGACGGCACTGGTCCGACGCGGCGGCACCGGCGACACCGTCGAGGTGTCTGTCGCGGACCTGCGCATCGGGGACATCGTCGTGGTGCGCCCAAACATGCGCCTGGCCGCAGACGGCTTCGTGGTGGCAGGAAGTAGCAGCATCGATCAAGCCCCGGTGACCGGGGAGAGCGTACCCGTTGACAAGAATCCGGTTCCGGATGTAGCGGTCGCCGCCGCCTCACCTGAGCTCATCGACGCCGCATCACGCGTGTTCGCCGGCACCATCAACGGCGCCGGCGCCATCGAGGTTCAGGTGACCCGGCTGGCCGGGGACTCCACCCTGGCCCGGGTAGTGCGTCTGGTGGCCGAGGCGCAAACCAAAACCACCTCCGCACAGCGCTTCACCGACCGGTTCCAGCGCATCTTCGTCCCGGTGATCCTGATCGGGGTATTCGTGCTGCTCTTCGCCGGGTTCGTCGTTGACGAGCCGTTCAGCGACACGGTGTACAGGGCTCTCGCCGTTCTGGTGGCGGCGAGCCCGTGTGCGCTGGCGATCGCCACACCGAGTGCGGTGTTGTCGGCGGTGGCTCGGGCAGCGCGTGCCGGCATCCTCGTGAAAGGCGGCGGAGCCTTGGAGGAACTCGGTCGGGTCCAGGTGCTGGCCTTCGACAAGACCGGCACGCTCACCGAAGGGCGGCCCAGGATCGCCGATGTTTTTGCCACCGCAGACAGCGATGACGCCGAACTGCTGAGAATCGCCGTGGCCGTCGAGGAGCAGAGCGACCATCCGCTCGCCCGCGCCATCGTCCGTGACGGCCGCCAGCGGTTGGCCGGAGTGGCGACGCCCCGTGCGTCCGACGTCCGTGCGGTGATCGGCCGCGGCATCGTCGCATCCGTCGAAGGTGTCGAGGTCTGCATCGGCAAGACCGAATTGTTCACCGATGTTGCCCAGCCCCCGCCGGCGGAGCTGGCGGCCGAGGTGGATCGTCTCGAAGAAGCCGGCCGCACAACGATGCTCGTCCGCGCAGGAGACCGCTGGTTGGGCGCGATCGGATTGATGGATCTTCCCCGACCGGAGGCGTCGGCGGTGATCGCACGTCTCGCCGAGCTCGGCTTGACGAACACCGTGATGTTGTCGGGGGATAATCAGCGGGTGGCCGACGCCGTCGCCGCCGAAGTCGGTGTCGCCTCCGCGCGCGGCGATCTGATGCCTGAAGACAAGGTCGCCCAGATAGCCGCACTCCGGGAACGCCACGGCCGCGTCGGGATGGTCGGCGACGGCGTAAACGACGCACCCGCAATGGCCGGTGCGAGCGTCGGTATCGCGATGGGGGCGGCAGGCTCCGACGTGGCGTTGGAGACCGCTGACGTTGCGCTGATGGCCGACGACCTGCGCGCGTTGCCGTTCGCGGTGAGCTTGAGCCGGCGCTCGTCGCGCGTGATCAAGCAAAACCTGTGGGCGAGCCTCGGAATCGTCGCGGTGCTCATCCCAGCCACGATCTTCGGCTTGGGCATCGGTCCCGCCGTGCTCATCCACGAAGGCTCCACACTCATCGTCGTCGCCAATGCGTTGCGCCTCCTCGGATTGCCGATGCAGTCGGTAACCCCAGAAGCGCCACGCGTCGAGCGTGCAGTGGAGACCCAATGA
- a CDS encoding L,D-transpeptidase: MRLTIRSVLTAAMLAASVVAGPVDISRAASSSNRPDVASLLPAEGAVVGVAHPVVITFNRPVADRRAAERAVDIKSVPAMTGKFEWIQNDVAQWVPDQFWPAHSTISLSVGNLPTRNFQTGAAVVGVANVSDRTFTVTIDGVPPSELPAPHHRANWGQPGVFPASMGRPDYPTPVGVYSVLAKERDIVMDSSSVGIPIDDPDGYLLDVEYAVRFTWRGLFVHSAPWAVDQMGYENTSHGCIGLSTQDAEWYLNTVNLGDPIIVRENGTEVPQTVSG; encoded by the coding sequence ATGCGCCTGACTATTCGTAGCGTTCTCACCGCGGCCATGTTGGCTGCGAGCGTGGTTGCGGGCCCCGTGGACATCAGTAGGGCCGCGAGTTCGTCCAACCGACCCGATGTCGCGTCGCTGCTACCTGCGGAGGGCGCGGTCGTGGGCGTAGCCCATCCTGTGGTGATCACGTTCAACCGCCCTGTCGCCGATCGGCGCGCGGCCGAACGCGCCGTTGACATCAAGTCGGTGCCGGCGATGACGGGCAAGTTCGAGTGGATTCAAAACGATGTCGCGCAGTGGGTACCTGACCAGTTCTGGCCTGCACACAGCACGATCTCCCTTTCGGTGGGCAACTTGCCAACCAGAAACTTCCAGACTGGTGCCGCCGTCGTCGGCGTCGCCAACGTCTCGGACCGCACTTTCACCGTGACCATCGACGGCGTACCGCCCTCCGAGCTACCAGCGCCGCATCACCGAGCCAATTGGGGACAACCGGGCGTGTTCCCAGCTTCAATGGGACGCCCTGATTACCCGACCCCGGTTGGTGTCTATTCAGTATTGGCGAAAGAACGTGACATCGTTATGGATTCGAGTAGTGTCGGCATCCCCATCGATGACCCCGACGGCTACCTGCTGGACGTGGAATACGCAGTCCGTTTCACGTGGCGTGGCTTATTCGTGCATTCAGCTCCATGGGCTGTTGATCAAATGGGCTACGAGAATACAAGCCATGGTTGTATCGGGCTCAGCACCCAAGATGCCGAATGGTACTTGAATACAGTCAACCTGGGTGACCCAATCATTGTGCGGGAGAATGGTACCGAGGTTCCGCAGACCGTTTCTGGCTAG
- the ctaD gene encoding cytochrome c oxidase subunit I, which yields MVADAPQIGELEARRPFPARMGPKGNLIYNLITTTDHKLIGMMYCVACFAFFLIGGLMALFIRTELTVPGLQFLSNEQYNQLFTMHGTVMLLFYATPIVFGFANLVLPLQIGAPDVAFPRLNAFSFWLFLFGALIATAGFITPGGAADFGWTAYTPLSSAIYSPGAGADLWIVGLIVGGLGTILGAVNMITTVVCMRAPGMTMFRMPIFTWNILVTSILVLLAFPLLTAALFALAADRHLGANIYDPANGGTLLWQHLFWFFGHPEVYIIALPFFGIVSEIFPVFSRKPIFGYTTLIYATLGIAALSVAVWAHHMYATGAVLLPFFSFMTFLIAVPTGIKFFNWIGTMWKGQLTFETPMLFSIGFIVTFLLGGLSGVLLASPPIDFQVTDSYFVIAHFHYVLFGTIVFATYAGIYFWFPKMTGRLLDERLGKLHFWLTFIGFHTTFLVQHWLGNEGMPRRYADYLPSDGFTTLNIVSTIGAFILGASTLPFLWNIFKSWRYGEVVTVDDPWGYGNSLEWATSCPPPRHNFTELPRIRSERPAFELHYPHMVERMRREAHVGRAHGPDDGDVTRRDDAQVRT from the coding sequence ATGGTCGCCGATGCGCCGCAGATCGGGGAACTCGAGGCCCGCCGTCCCTTCCCCGCCCGGATGGGCCCGAAGGGCAACCTGATCTACAACCTGATCACCACCACCGATCACAAGCTGATCGGCATGATGTACTGCGTCGCCTGCTTTGCGTTCTTCCTCATCGGCGGCCTGATGGCGCTGTTCATCCGCACCGAGTTGACGGTTCCGGGCCTGCAGTTCCTGTCCAACGAGCAGTACAACCAGCTGTTCACCATGCACGGCACGGTGATGCTGCTGTTCTATGCGACCCCGATCGTGTTCGGCTTCGCCAACCTGGTGCTGCCCCTGCAGATCGGCGCGCCCGACGTGGCGTTCCCGCGGTTGAACGCGTTCTCGTTCTGGCTGTTCCTCTTCGGCGCACTGATCGCCACCGCGGGCTTCATCACCCCGGGCGGCGCCGCGGACTTCGGCTGGACCGCGTACACGCCCTTGTCCAGTGCCATTTATTCACCCGGTGCCGGCGCCGACCTCTGGATCGTCGGCCTGATTGTGGGCGGCCTGGGCACGATCTTGGGCGCGGTGAACATGATCACCACCGTGGTGTGCATGCGTGCACCCGGCATGACGATGTTCCGGATGCCGATCTTCACCTGGAACATCCTGGTGACGTCGATCCTGGTGCTGCTGGCCTTCCCGCTGCTGACCGCGGCGCTGTTCGCCTTGGCCGCCGACCGCCACCTGGGGGCCAACATCTACGACCCGGCCAACGGCGGGACACTGCTGTGGCAGCACTTGTTCTGGTTCTTCGGCCACCCCGAGGTCTACATCATCGCGCTGCCGTTCTTCGGCATCGTCAGCGAGATCTTCCCGGTGTTCAGCCGCAAACCGATCTTCGGCTACACCACGCTGATCTACGCCACGCTGGGTATCGCGGCGCTGTCGGTGGCGGTGTGGGCGCACCACATGTACGCCACGGGTGCGGTGCTGCTGCCGTTCTTCTCGTTCATGACGTTCCTGATAGCGGTGCCCACCGGGATCAAGTTCTTCAACTGGATAGGCACGATGTGGAAAGGCCAGTTGACGTTCGAGACACCGATGCTGTTCTCCATCGGCTTCATCGTGACCTTCCTTCTCGGCGGTCTGTCGGGCGTGCTGCTGGCCAGCCCGCCGATCGACTTCCAGGTCACCGACAGCTACTTCGTCATCGCGCACTTCCACTACGTGCTGTTCGGCACCATCGTGTTCGCCACCTACGCCGGCATCTACTTCTGGTTCCCGAAGATGACCGGCAGGCTGCTCGACGAACGGCTGGGCAAGCTGCACTTCTGGCTGACGTTCATCGGGTTCCACACCACGTTCCTGGTGCAGCACTGGCTCGGCAATGAGGGCATGCCGCGCCGCTACGCCGACTACCTCCCCAGCGACGGCTTCACCACGCTGAACATCGTCTCGACGATCGGCGCGTTCATCCTCGGTGCGTCGACGCTGCCGTTCCTGTGGAACATCTTCAAGAGCTGGCGCTACGGCGAGGTCGTCACGGTCGACGATCCGTGGGGCTACGGAAACTCCCTGGAGTGGGCCACCAGCTGCCCGCCGCCCCGGCACAACTTCACCGAGCTGCCCCGGATCCGCTCCGAGCGTCCCGCCTTCGAGCTGCACTATCCGCACATGGTCGAACGGATGCGCCGCGAGGCCCACGTCGGCCGGGCGCACGGACCTGATGACGGAGATGTCACGCGCCGCGACGACGCTCAAGTGCGCACCTAA
- a CDS encoding M23 family metallopeptidase, with amino-acid sequence MVHHRIARPDASVDRATDVTEIIAFDEFGAMVDMAGSHSDPFAIDYEVLSAPELDDLNDIADESPRLLLLPRDASNAATPTVPIPIDGASLREGQRSSSRALMGASVRSSRGAHRRTPEATGAAHSRLVITAVAVGAVAAAANTAVNATDAQQPVLVADTATSLAARPEASGMQIIPVANSFDAGIHRQESARGAAFAEERAQREARLLRPQFTFPARGMLTSGFGARWGTLHAGLDVANAVGTPIYAASDGEVIASGPTPGFGMWVKIRAADGTVTLYGHIDTTLVQTGQPVMAGDQIATMGNRGNSTGPHLHFEVHRNGSDKTDPMAWLGERGVSNRY; translated from the coding sequence GTGGTGCATCACCGGATCGCGCGACCAGATGCGTCGGTCGACCGTGCCACCGACGTCACCGAGATCATCGCCTTCGATGAGTTCGGCGCGATGGTGGACATGGCCGGTTCTCACAGCGATCCGTTCGCGATCGACTACGAGGTGTTGAGCGCACCTGAACTCGACGACCTCAACGATATTGCCGACGAGTCGCCTCGGCTGCTGCTCTTACCGAGAGATGCATCGAACGCGGCGACGCCGACGGTGCCGATCCCCATCGACGGGGCAAGCCTCAGGGAAGGCCAGCGGTCGTCTAGCCGGGCGCTGATGGGCGCTTCCGTCCGTTCTTCTCGCGGGGCGCATCGAAGGACCCCTGAGGCGACCGGCGCGGCGCACAGCAGGCTGGTTATCACGGCTGTCGCAGTCGGCGCGGTCGCCGCCGCGGCGAACACCGCGGTCAACGCAACCGATGCGCAGCAGCCGGTTCTGGTCGCCGACACTGCCACGTCACTGGCTGCCCGCCCCGAAGCCTCGGGTATGCAGATCATCCCTGTGGCGAACAGCTTTGATGCCGGGATCCATCGACAGGAATCGGCCAGAGGCGCGGCTTTCGCTGAGGAGCGGGCGCAGCGGGAGGCGCGACTTCTGCGCCCACAGTTCACTTTTCCCGCCCGAGGCATGCTGACATCGGGCTTCGGAGCCCGGTGGGGCACCCTGCACGCCGGACTCGATGTCGCCAACGCCGTCGGTACTCCGATCTACGCGGCATCCGATGGAGAGGTGATTGCGTCCGGTCCGACACCGGGGTTCGGCATGTGGGTCAAGATCCGCGCCGCGGACGGCACGGTCACGCTCTACGGTCACATCGACACCACACTGGTGCAAACCGGCCAGCCGGTGATGGCCGGCGACCAGATCGCCACCATGGGCAACCGAGGCAACTCGACCGGACCGCACCTGCACTTCGAGGTGCACCGCAACGGATCGGACAAGACCGACCCGATGGCGTGGTTAGGGGAACGGGGAGTGTCGAACCGTTACTAG
- a CDS encoding BlaI/MecI/CopY family transcriptional regulator, producing the protein MARVRGFGELEASIMDRLWNRDPDSDTTVREIFDELSTERHIAYTTVMSTMDNLHGKGWLSRERDGKAYRYRPTLTREEHSARLMLEALSGGGRSEAVLSHFVAQIDPDESADLRAALRRLARKSGRR; encoded by the coding sequence ATGGCTCGGGTGCGTGGCTTCGGAGAACTCGAGGCATCGATCATGGATCGCCTCTGGAATCGTGATCCCGACAGCGACACCACGGTCAGGGAGATCTTTGACGAGTTGAGCACCGAACGGCATATCGCGTACACCACGGTCATGTCGACGATGGACAACCTGCACGGAAAGGGTTGGCTGTCGCGTGAACGCGACGGCAAGGCATATCGATACCGGCCCACCCTGACTCGCGAGGAGCACAGTGCACGACTCATGCTGGAGGCGCTGAGCGGCGGTGGTCGATCCGAGGCGGTCCTGAGTCATTTCGTGGCGCAGATCGACCCGGACGAATCCGCTGACTTGCGCGCTGCGCTGCGGCGGCTGGCCCGCAAGTCAGGCCGCCGATGA
- a CDS encoding M56 family metallopeptidase, which yields MTVAAALLLYVAAVLTIGPKLLVHITADGEAPRLAIAAWTTAVVTVLGCSVAAVALVLIEAAGHWDSPDALIVSCLERLRAILLGHAGLPARIVATVAVAFAVGSLIAIVIRIGRALGRMRIHTFAHADAVRLVGRSYGSDVVVIEASEPAAYCVAGRPPAIVVTTAALAALDENQLAAVVAHERAHLDGRHAYAIAAARCLTAALPTCRLFAGAATHINSLLEMCADDAAARRHGRQPLLAGLLTLSGATTPAHGLAAAGIAVLTRAERLSKPPRRFARIQTQVALSGAVAAMAATPFAIVTLSLTGVLICFA from the coding sequence ATGACCGTCGCGGCGGCTTTGCTGCTATACGTCGCAGCGGTACTGACGATCGGACCGAAGCTTCTGGTTCACATCACCGCCGACGGCGAGGCTCCGCGCCTGGCGATAGCCGCGTGGACCACCGCTGTCGTAACGGTGCTCGGCTGCTCAGTTGCCGCCGTCGCGCTGGTCCTCATCGAGGCCGCTGGACACTGGGACAGCCCCGACGCGCTGATCGTCTCTTGCCTGGAACGTCTCCGCGCCATTCTCCTCGGCCACGCCGGGTTGCCGGCACGAATCGTGGCGACCGTCGCGGTGGCTTTCGCCGTCGGAAGTTTGATCGCCATAGTCATACGAATAGGTCGCGCTCTGGGCCGCATGCGCATCCACACTTTCGCCCATGCCGACGCCGTGCGCCTGGTGGGCAGGTCCTACGGCAGCGACGTCGTGGTCATCGAGGCATCGGAGCCTGCGGCGTACTGTGTGGCGGGACGTCCGCCGGCGATAGTGGTGACCACCGCAGCTCTGGCCGCACTCGATGAGAATCAACTTGCGGCTGTCGTCGCCCACGAACGTGCTCACCTCGACGGCCGTCACGCCTACGCCATCGCCGCGGCGCGCTGCCTGACTGCTGCGCTGCCCACCTGCAGGTTGTTCGCGGGCGCAGCCACGCACATCAATTCTCTGTTGGAAATGTGCGCCGACGATGCGGCCGCTCGTCGCCACGGCCGTCAGCCCCTGCTCGCGGGCCTGTTGACCCTGTCAGGCGCCACCACCCCGGCTCACGGTCTGGCCGCTGCCGGTATCGCCGTGCTCACCCGTGCCGAACGGTTATCGAAGCCACCACGACGGTTCGCCCGCATCCAGACCCAAGTCGCGCTGAGCGGAGCCGTAGCGGCGATGGCCGCCACACCGTTCGCGATCGTCACTCTGTCGCTGACGGGCGTACTGATCTGCTTCGCGTAA
- a CDS encoding cytochrome c oxidase assembly protein, whose product MVVGTVIGQVVLPASPPTVWAMLGWLPPPVPLLPVLAVVLAVWYVLAVRVVRSRGRQWAWTRTASFLGGCIALAAVTGLAIDGYGYRLFSAFMFQHLTLSILVPPLLVLGAPGRLLLRSTPHSGLGRYVVMSALAGLRCRASRIVLHPGFTIPVFLLSYYGLYLSDLFDAAAASVAGHVALQVFFLVSGLLFILPILSTGPLPVRQSNLGRFFDIFVEMPLHVFIGVILMMAPRTLTETFANPPPDWNVDPVADQAVAGALAWSYGEPVALLTIVIFAIRWRRDEESEAAKKEADVERDDAELAAYNAFLRGLQQPSRRPTDLPSTADKDD is encoded by the coding sequence ATGGTGGTCGGAACCGTGATCGGTCAGGTGGTGCTCCCCGCCTCACCGCCGACGGTTTGGGCGATGCTCGGTTGGTTACCGCCGCCGGTTCCATTACTGCCCGTATTGGCAGTGGTGTTGGCGGTGTGGTACGTGCTCGCCGTTCGAGTCGTCAGATCGCGAGGCCGCCAGTGGGCGTGGACGCGGACGGCGAGCTTCCTGGGAGGGTGTATCGCCTTGGCGGCGGTCACGGGCCTGGCCATCGACGGCTATGGCTACCGTTTGTTCAGTGCCTTCATGTTTCAGCACCTGACGCTGTCGATCCTCGTTCCGCCTCTGCTGGTTCTGGGTGCGCCTGGCCGGTTGCTACTCAGGTCCACACCCCACAGTGGCCTCGGACGTTACGTCGTGATGTCCGCGCTGGCTGGACTTCGGTGCCGGGCGAGCAGGATCGTGTTGCACCCCGGCTTCACTATTCCGGTTTTCCTCTTGAGCTACTACGGCCTGTACCTCTCCGACCTATTCGATGCGGCGGCGGCCAGCGTGGCCGGACACGTAGCACTGCAGGTGTTCTTCCTCGTCAGCGGCCTGTTGTTCATCCTGCCGATACTGTCGACCGGCCCCTTGCCGGTCCGGCAGAGCAACCTGGGCCGCTTCTTCGACATCTTCGTCGAAATGCCGCTGCACGTCTTCATCGGCGTGATCCTGATGATGGCACCGCGGACGCTCACCGAGACCTTTGCCAATCCTCCACCGGACTGGAACGTCGACCCCGTCGCCGACCAGGCGGTGGCCGGCGCGTTGGCGTGGTCTTATGGCGAGCCCGTCGCGTTGCTGACCATAGTGATCTTCGCCATCCGCTGGCGCCGTGACGAGGAGTCGGAGGCGGCGAAAAAGGAGGCCGACGTCGAACGCGACGATGCGGAACTTGCTGCCTACAACGCGTTTCTGCGCGGATTGCAGCAACCGTCGCGACGGCCTACCGACCTGCCGAGCACCGCCGACAAGGATGACTGA
- a CDS encoding TlpA disulfide reductase family protein, with amino-acid sequence MIRRCTAAGLSALLLGVAVSGCSSGDDAVAQGGTFEFVSPGGQVDIFYDPPLSRGRPGPIRGPDLMDPNRTLSLDDFAEQVVVINVWGQWCGPCRTEMPELQRVYDATRNEGVAFLGIDVRDNNRQAAVDFIVDRKVTFPSIYDPPMRTMIALGAKYPTTVIPSTIVLDRSHRVAAVFLRALLAEDLEPVVRRLAAETASGSGPPR; translated from the coding sequence ATGATACGGCGTTGCACCGCGGCGGGCCTGAGCGCGTTGCTGCTGGGTGTCGCAGTGTCAGGATGCTCCAGCGGAGACGACGCCGTCGCGCAGGGTGGCACGTTCGAGTTCGTGTCGCCAGGGGGGCAGGTCGATATCTTCTATGATCCACCTTTGAGTCGTGGTCGACCGGGGCCGATACGCGGACCCGACCTCATGGACCCCAACCGCACGTTGTCACTCGATGACTTCGCCGAGCAGGTGGTGGTGATCAACGTGTGGGGTCAGTGGTGTGGTCCCTGTCGGACCGAGATGCCCGAATTGCAAAGGGTGTACGACGCGACCCGAAACGAGGGGGTCGCCTTCCTTGGTATCGACGTCCGCGACAACAACCGCCAAGCTGCGGTCGACTTCATCGTCGATCGCAAGGTCACCTTCCCATCGATATACGACCCACCGATGCGCACGATGATCGCCTTGGGCGCGAAGTATCCCACTACCGTGATCCCGTCCACCATCGTCTTGGACCGGTCGCATCGCGTTGCCGCGGTGTTCCTGCGGGCGCTGCTCGCCGAGGACCTCGAACCGGTGGTCCGTCGCCTCGCCGCCGAGACCGCATCCGGCTCAGGACCCCCGCGGTGA
- a CDS encoding heme-copper oxidase subunit III — protein MTSSTAITARVHSLNRPNMVAVGTIVWLSSELMFFAGLFAMYFTARAQADEWPPPPTELNLALAVPVTLVLIASSFTCQMGVFAAERGDVFGLRRWYFVTFVMGLFFMLGQGYEYLSLVREGTTIAGSAYGSVFYLTTGFHGLHVIGGLVAFILLLVRTRMSKFTPAQATAAIVVSYYWHFVDIVWIALFATIYFVR, from the coding sequence ATGACAAGTTCGACCGCCATCACGGCACGGGTTCATTCGTTGAACCGGCCGAACATGGTCGCCGTGGGGACGATCGTGTGGTTGTCCAGTGAGTTGATGTTCTTCGCCGGTCTGTTCGCGATGTATTTCACCGCTCGTGCCCAGGCCGACGAGTGGCCGCCACCCCCCACCGAGCTGAATCTCGCGCTCGCGGTGCCGGTGACCCTGGTCCTCATCGCGTCTTCGTTCACTTGCCAGATGGGAGTGTTCGCCGCCGAACGCGGCGACGTATTCGGCCTGCGCCGGTGGTACTTCGTCACCTTCGTCATGGGATTGTTCTTCATGCTCGGCCAGGGATACGAATACCTCAGCCTGGTGCGGGAGGGAACCACGATCGCCGGCAGCGCCTATGGCTCGGTCTTCTACCTCACGACCGGTTTCCACGGTTTGCACGTCATTGGCGGTCTCGTCGCCTTCATCCTGCTCCTCGTGCGCACGCGCATGAGCAAGTTCACCCCCGCCCAAGCGACGGCCGCCATCGTGGTGTCCTATTACTGGCACTTCGTCGATATCGTGTGGATCGCGCTCTTTGCCACCATCTACTTCGTGAGATGA